GTAGTGCTATCTCATCAAGGAAACTACCATGCATTTCTCGATATTCTCACTGTTCAATCTTTTTGATAttgataattttaaaatcaaattgCCATGAAAGTCTCAAAATAACATCTTTGCCTATGCACAATGACACAATCATATATTTTCATGAAGATATATTCAtaactctttatttttttttctttttctttaaagacttaaaaaataataattgttaTTTTAATTGCAGAAGCAATCAACCTAATTAGAGGAGATTTATTTATTACCCAGGGAAATCAACATTGCTGAAATTTATAAGATTACCTTGTACCAGCTGCTTTGTCTTCTAGACCATGTATCCAATCTCAATCATCTCGAAGTCTGCGTATATTAAAtccaataattaattattaaatcaTTATTCTCGTTTATCGAACGGTAACAGCTGGCCATCACGTTGCGGCATCGCTTCTCCCACGGGTTCGGGCCACGGGAACCCGTGAACACGCGCCAAATACGGAAGGGCGTTGGATCCGATACCTTATTAAAAAGCCctacatatcttaaatcttttaaAAAGTCCTCGAACAGAGAGAAAACTTGACaaataatgtataaataaattattcaaattcaaatatttgaagatgcaccattaaatattttatatcaatttttttttgcaggAAAGAGCATTATATTGATCACGCGAGAAATGCTTTATAATACTAAAGTCTCAAACACACAAGAGTTGCACGAATAGCTTCTTATTATTCTTCTCATTGAGCATCGCATTGTGTCAGATACAAATATTAATAAGGGAAAGAAAGCGTAGAGTTACTGTTCAGCAATGTGGCTCTCTGTTTCCAACTGGTAAGGGACCTTATTGTTTTTGTCAAACATGAATGACAAAATCGAATTCCGTCATGTAGCAAAATGAAAACTCCATCTCAACTacacattagagtaaaatattttttcaacttGATATTGCCATGTAATCCacgggagagagaaagagaggagcagTTATGTCTGAATTCTGATCATAATCATCTTGTCAATTAAAGCATGCGCTGACTCTAATTAATAGCTTGTGTTCAtaaaaatttggcagatggaagTAGTTGCGCGACAAGGTAACTTATGAGAAACGGAAGTATCTTATTCTAAACCGAGCTCAAAAGTACAATAAGTTGTTTGCAGAAGTTGGCGCATAAAGGCCGCCTCTCGGGCCGGTGTGTTTATTTTGGTGGAAGTTTGCTTAGGACGAGCTTTTGAGAGAAGAGGTCTATTGGATCAAATATTGATCGGCTGTGATATTTGTGGTGAGATTGAAGATATTGAACATATACTGTGGAAATGTCCAATTGCAAAACAATCATGGGATCTTTTGAATTGTAGAAATGGCAGGTTGTTTCGGCAGTGTAGTTCCAATCCTCGAGCTGTGGCTGCCCAATTCATTGGACAAGCATTATCCTTCCTTGAGGCTCCTTACATCCTTCTTTTTTTGCAGGTTACATATATAGGTGCCCCCTCCCTTTAGTATGGTGAAAATCAATTTCGATGGCTCTTTGAAGGATTCCCAATTAAGGTGGTTGCTGGCTTCCTTGTTGGAGCAAGGTGTCTTAAAGCCAATTTGGTACCACTTGCTGAACTTCATACAGCTTGAAAAGGAATATATGCTGCCACCAAGGAATTGGGATGCAAGAAAGGGAGACTCTCAAATAGTAATAGCAGGAATTCAAAAGATCTCTATATTGCTCATATCATCTCCACATACGATTATTTTCCAGCATAACATTTGTCTAGAAAGGCCAGTTAGGCAGCAAATTAGTCGACGTCTGGATATAtgtttttgcaaaaaaaattttggtgtCCCTAATATCTGTCCCGCTAATTTAAAGTCTATTTTCTAGCTTCACGTATTTTCATCATTTAAGATTGTTCCACTAcatatttatgatattatattgAGATGTCCCATATATTTATGAAGAAGATTCTTCGTAAATATGCGGTAGTTGATACGATCTTCGATTCGTGAACTCGAGTCAGAGATATGATACGTCATCTTTGAGTTGTTATGTACATccgttttcctcttttttttttttggccttttGTTCCCTCCAATTGAGTCTAAGAATGGAGTTAGAACAaagattaaataaaaaatttccagagggttttttatttttcatactaACCCTTGTGAattgagccaaaaaaaaaaaagcttgctCTGCCGAAACCGGCTTTGTCTTCCACATGCTGTCGGATTCTTGTGCACGTAGTAATATTCTTTGCATGGCCCGGTTCTTGTATCAAAAAATGTACACGTTTTTCCTTGGAATGCGCTGCTCCCATCGGTCGCTTTTGTCTTCTCGATGGCCACCGCGTTCGGCTGGCCGGGTACAGCAGCTCGTGGAGACCACGTGCCATCCACGTGAATATACGCAAAGAAATTTAGCCAAGTTCTCACCGTTAGGATACTATTCCTTATTATTTTATTACCGGTTTCCTAACGAAGTATGCTTTTCTTACCATCAAAAAAACCGTCAAGCTGGATCGCCAATCAACAAAAACAGGACCTTGACGCCCGTTGGAAACTTTATTTGGGACTAGAGGCTGCGGTATAATTTCAATTCATGCAGAGCACGTTATGCTGGCAAAATGTTGAACATAAAGAGTGGCAGCAGGATCCATGAATTTTTAAAAATCTCCCTTAATTTGTGCTTGTGCTAGTAAGGCAAAGCAAGTTAACTGACGAAGAGTAAACTGGTCGTGATCTTTTTGTCGCTTATTGCTACTGAAGTGACCGATAAAGCTGGTCGAAAAAACTGACTGAACCAAATCGGAGGCTTGAGCGCCAGAGCTAAGTAGCTTTTCTGATGATGGCTGGAAAAATTCGGCATATCACAACATCAATTGCTTCTTGTGATAATATGACAGCTCTTAAACTGTTAAGATGGTCTATGAAATTAGAGGTACTGTCATAATGTTCAAACTGAGGCATCTTAAATTTCTTTGATAATGGTTCTTCTGTTATTTCTTTATGGTGAAGGGAGGCACCACGCTTTTCTCCTGATACCTcgattttattattcattttcttgatcttgcaatcaagatcgATTTCACTCCTAGAGACCCTCTCTGAGTAGCACAAGAAGTGATTGATAGAGCTAGAGACTATCTTAGAGAAAGAGTTGAGATGATCGCATCCTTAGCCTCGCTCGGAAAAAGGGTGGCCACTGTCTTATGCTAGACAGTCTTGATGGTTGGGCTTGCTTGTTGGAGGATTAGATGTTTGCTACTGTAGGTTCTGCAATGCTGCAGTGAGAGGCTACACTTGTTGGACAAGTAGGTTAAACTGTTCAATATTGATAGCTCTCAAAGTTGATTAAGGAGGACTACATAGGGATTCTTAATGATCGTTTCTCCTAAGTTTTATAGTTTCTTGTGTCTCATTTTCTACAAACGATGCCAATTTTTTGTAGCATGACCCTCAAAATATTCTAGGTTCCAAGCCTATATATCCCACCATACAAGGTGTGACAAAAGAGATTCGAAAAAGCTATTATTCTATTAAATCTTTAAACCTTAATCTCACACACTTCAAAAATAATtctctctaacttaagcatcagaTGATCTGATCGGAGCTAACTCCGACGAGTTCTTTAATTTGTTGCCATTTTGTAGACCAATAAAGACGATCCACATTAGCAATTTAGAGATTGGTATACAACGAGCCTAAACCATGAGCATTGTTTCATGTTATAGCTCTACATACTTTTGACTGAATCTATTCAACGCGAAGAAACAactacttaatttttttaatattttctattgCACGGTCGAGTTATTTGTACAATTTTAATTGTCTTCATGAGGCAAATCTTATTTTTGACGTGAAGAGCACAATTTGCAATGAGGAATCAAAACTTCGCATGACAGTCATGCAGGCATTTTGGCAATCAACAATGATGCAATTTTGAAATTAGGCATGACCATGAATGTTAGAGCCATGCGCATATTGCGTGCTTAAAAATTTTGCTTCACTTAAGCATGATTGATTAATAGATAACTTAGTATGTTGACAATCTACATTCAATATCTTCAAACACAGTGCAAAGTGTATATAGATCAGTGGTAGCGCACTTGTAAGGCAAACATTTCAGGGTTGAGTTCCAAGTGGCCCATATGGGGGTTAATTTGGCCTAGATAATTAAATCTTGAATTGGTTTCCCTCACTCCTCAAAAAAGAAATCTCCAAACACTTCAAGCTTATACTGGAGTAAAAGATCAAGCTCAATAGAATCACATAATGCATAATGGTTGATGATCCAATTCAATCGCCcatctatataatgcataatggTTGATGATTGTTATGAATCACATGAATAATCAGTGATGATAAACTTAAACTAGAGAGGATTCAATCCAAACTCGATATGTCGCTATTATCACAacatcaattccttttcaagtTGTAATATATCACatatgttgattttttttttccatggttttttcttttcattcatattgcatCTTCTATTATGTGATATGATTCAATTTAAGTTTGTTTTGTCGCTTGTCAACAATTTGAATGAGGTCTAACATGTTTAAAGCATCCATGCATGCACTCTTAACCttacatcaaaatacaaaaaacaTGAAATGTTATTATTATTCATATATTTTAACATGACTTTGGTCACTTTCATATTTATCCCTATGATGAATACATAGTAGAAGCaatgtataaaaaaataataataagctcGACATCCTTGTTCACTGAATTTATGATTAATGTACAATACCATATGTTAGAATGAAAGTATACTGGAGTTGTTTAGTATTGTTGCTCattgatcaacccttgaataAATGCAAGGACAAACTGTTCGACCCAGGCATCacttttatatttaaaatttttataacaAGGACTAATATCTGATTGCAGAAAATTTCTCTTTCACGGGAACGAAAGATTTTTTCCTATATCCAACTTTTTGACGGGCTTTTCTTTTCTATCTATTAAAGCATTCCGGATTGTTAGGGAATCATGAAAAGGATAGCTGAGAATATTTTTCCACCTATCTATTTTGTCTTTAAATGCCAATTGAGTTGAAAAAGTTTCTTACTGAAAATAATAAAACGCAATCACCGAGATGGTAGTACGGTTGGAACGAAGCTAAGCTTTTACTGGAGTGGTTCAGATTCGAAATGCGTGGACGTCGATTAAATACGGGGACCGGATGCTCCCCACCTGATTTGTCCGATGGAGTCGCCATCTGGTCTACCGGTACCTAGATGGTGTTGGTGTGATGTACTCATACATGGGGCAACTCACGGATGgtaagggtatgagtaaaacttgTCTATCTGCATCGACATTCTTCAGTAGAAAGAGGGCTCAGTGGGGGTTGCTATGTGGctgaggtcttttttttttttttttttttcctaagtaaaaaaaaagaaggaagaaagaaaaaaaagaaagaagaagaagaaagaataaaacGCAAGCTCCCATCTTCTAGGATTCGGAGAGGTAGTtgtatttttctttcatattcGACAAGGAAGGCATATTCTCGCTGGTAAAAGTTCAGAAAATCCATTATATTATAAAGGCTaaaatgttttaaaaaaatgacaaaagaaaaaggcgGAGTATTCTTATCATGAGGAAGTCTGGCTGCTGCTTTCCAGCCACGAAAAGAGGGGAACCTGCAGGGAAGTTAGTGCCTCTACATAATTACCTAAACACCCTTATCATTAGTTAACAATCACTGACTTACCCTTTCTAAAAGAACATCGCGGTATACTTAAATGAGTACCGTCTGATGTGTCTCCGGAATGACGGGACCCGCAAGTGCAACATCTAAACCTTGTCTGATTTGCTAAGCTCGCCAGAAGTCTCGGTGAAAGAAACAACGGTAAGAGGGCCCACTGTTTGGACGGCTATGATTGGGATAGATCCATATTTTGTAAGTCAATGGCATTTTGGTGGTTTTTATGGTAAAGCGATGGTTTTCTTGAGACTGAGCCCAGATGCCTTTTCGGCGCCAGGACGAGCCCGCATGAAAAGGTGGAGGTCATGACGGTAGTCGGAACGGAAAGCGACGGAATCCGGTCCTCCGTGATCGGCGGTCACGGTTGTGTCATCCCGAGACCCGACTGGTTCACGGGCAGAAGTCAGCCACACGCTTCGCTCGGGGCCGTCCCCAGACCGCCGTTAACGGCATCCGCTTGGGCGTCACCCCGACGCTACCGGTGCGATTTGGCCAGGGGGTGCCGTCACGTGGGAAAAAGGtggcttaataaaaaaaaaagaaccggGAAAAAAACTGGCCGAACCGGGGCCTCCAGAGCTCGTTATTGGAATTCGTTTGCAAAAGGGTCATAGCTTGTCCGGAATTACCGAATCACCCTTTCATGCCGACGACCATTACATTAAATAGTGACATGGACAGCCCAATTGGTCCGCCAAGCTTAACCGCTGGGTGAGGACCAAGGGGTCTGATCCAATCCTGAAGTAGGTTTTGGAGGGATTCCGTGGCTGGTTATTGGGGATTTTAATGCAATCACAAGGCTTAATGAGAGACCGAGGAGGCTCTACTGATAAAATCCATATTGACCCTAATCCGAATAGATATAACTCTTCATAGATCCTCTCTACCCTGCTTGTCTAACTCATGAGAAAGATTGAACATACAAAATATTACATATGATGATACTTAGTTGCtcatttttttagttaattattttttcttagTTTAAACGATATTTGACttcttagaaaataatatttttatttattctgtatttattattataaaaaaattaatttgttatattttttatttatttgatttgtATGCAAAAATTTAGTTTTACAATTTTACCTAATTCAATTCGTCTAATTCGCTTCATCTAACTCTATCTATCTTGTCCTGTCTCAAGACGCGCATGGGATTGGTATAGGTAATATTTTATCCGATTCGTATCTGATCTAGTCTCATCTCCAAAGATTATCCTTCGGTCAAAGTTTGACTAATATAATTGCagctcaaatatttttttgcaaaatatcacatGGACCGCAAGTAATAGGTGAAGCGGAGGTTGGTCCTATTCTTGATCCATGACTGTCAAATTCTCAGACGATTATAAGATCTCTAATTGGTGACAAGGGACAGTAGATATTATGCTTTCACTAACCAACGGTCTAGGTCGTTTTAAGAAATAATTGAGCCTCAAAAATATGGTTGAAACCAATAAGATTCAATAAGGTTTTTTTAGTggatttatcaaaaatataagATTTAAACAAATAGAGGAGACATAATGTCGCAGGCATGGACGGTCGTGATCTGACGATGGATCAGGACTCCAGCTGCAGAAGAAGCATGGTCCACCGTCCATCTACCGCCGGGGCACGTTTCCGGACTAATTTAAAGTGTGGTGCTCCGAACCCCTCTCCCATCACCGCCACCTCTGCCGTAAACCACACACTACTATGATGGAGGCGCAGAACGCAAGCGTGCAGCTCCGCCCCAAGAGTCAAAACGCTCGGATCTATCCATTGATAAAGAATCAGACGGTCTGGAGAATCACTATCAAGAGTGATTCGTAGCAAACGAATATGGACAGAATACAGGTGCATTCACTCGGGGTGGGAAGCATCTCGCGATAGTTCGTGGAGCTTCTCGATAACGTCAAACTCTATCGGATAACTAAAAGTTGTTAAAAAAATCTAATCCAAAAATTAGGAAATGCAATGTTAACCTTTTTCTCCGGCGTGGGTGACTTTTCTAGCACCATCCGACGATTTGGGAACTGTGTAGGAAAGGAGAGTAGCAAATTGGTTTGTGCATCCCACTCGTGCTGTCTTAAGGGCATTCGGTCAATGAGAAGACACTTCCATTGGTTCAAAGGTTATGTTTTTAGGGCAAAATGTTAGGGCAATGTTCTCACCAAACGGCAATGGATAGGGTATTCTTTACCTAGGAGCTTCCATCCTCAAGctttttcaagatcaattttgatggctcagtctcgaatggaggtaggaggggAGGGGCCAGATTTGTCATCAGGGGCTCAAACTGTAGTGCGGTGGCAGCGGGGATTGTCAGATTTTCGATACTTCGGTTTTTGGGGCAAAATTGCAGGTAGCCGGGATGGGCTTGTGTTATACGTGGCGGATGCTTCAGGCGAGTTCAATCCTATTGAAGGATGATTCGGCCACGGTGATCAGCTGGGTCCGAAAGGGCCCGAGCAGTGACAGAAGAGTTCATCCCCTGCTCCGCGATATTTGAATGATGTTGAGAAAGGGTGTTACATTTCAGACTATGCATGTATATCATGAGGCTAATGAGGGCGGCAGCATACGTAGCGAGTCATTCAGGAGGCACCCTATGGGCTGAGGAGGGAGAGATGCCCGGAGCACTTCCGAactttttgttttctgattctattgggtgtattcgtacccatGATGTATGAAATACtatttttagccaaaaaaaaaaaaaaaagagagcaaagGATAACAATGTTATTCTtcataaactctttttccatcaattttgattggagtttttttctcttcttctcaacAAAATTATAATTCACAATCTTTCTTTTGTTAAGGCAACTCATAAGCTTATTTGCACCAAAGCATTTTTCCTATTACTAGAGTTGATTTGAACCCAtcttgctgtttttttttaattataatttcTTGATAATGCTTGACGGATTGCACAACTATTAGTTTcagttatatttatattaagaaAGATATACTATGCGAAATTGTTTTGCATAATCAATAAAAGTTAGCCATGGAGTGGCATTTTCGGAAGTATCGGAGAGTTGTAGGGATAGTTTTGTCATTCGTCGATATGTATCAGCCGACATGCGGGGGGAGAAGTGGGAATGCTCGCGTCTGCGACTCGCTCATTGGCGACGCTCTGGCATTTCTCTATCTCCCTTTTTTTCCTTGGATATAAAAAGCCGAAAACCGCTTCCTTGGTTTCGGTGCTTGGGGGAGACGAAGTCGGGAGAAAACAATTAAAAAGGGGGAGTTTAGAGAGGTCGAGGAGGACCGCTCGCTCGGGTCGATAGTGATGGTGAGTGGAGTAATGCAGAGGCTTGGAGGAGGGGGAGAGGCGTGAAAGAAACCACTTTCTCGGGTTCTTTTCATAGCTTTTTTAGAAGATttcgtgcttttttttttttctttgtttccgATCGGTTTTTGGTGTTTGAGCGGGGAGAAACGGGCGAATTTCGGTTAAAAATCGAAGCTTGGAAGGTTTAAGCTCGGCTAATGGCGAAGAGGGTCAGTTGAACTGGAGCTTCTGCTGTTGTGTTGATCTGGTTTTGATTTCAATAGTTTGGGTTTGAAGAGCTGCAGCTCAAGATCTCTCCGGAAAACctacaaaaattaaaactctgCTTGCTTTCTGAGGCGGACGAGTtctaggaggagaagaagaggataaaaAGGGTCGGACAGGGGTCTCCCGGCCCGATCCGGTGGAGAGGAGGGGAGgcagagaaggaggagagcaaAGGATGATGTTCGGATCTCCTCCGACGGCGGCGGAGAAGGATCTGAAAGTTCCGTACCTAGCGGCAACGGCGCCTTTCAACCACACGAAAGAGGAATCCGATATCCTGCACggccagcagcagcagcagcagcagatgaGTTCCGGCTTGCTCCGGTACCGATCGGCTCCGAGCTCGCTGCTTGGGGAGGTGTGCGAGGACTTCCTCCCGGCGAGACCCTCGAGCCTCCAGACGGAGGCCATGTTCGCCCGCTTCCTGGCGCCGGATCCCAGGGACGAGATCCGGAACAAACCGGCCTCCGCCGGCGGCGGACAGAGGAGCCCCCAGTTCGCCCCGCCGGCGCCTCCGGCGGCGGCATCCGCGACGATGGAGCACGGCGGGGCGGAGGAGCTCGCGGGCCAGCAGAGCGGCGGGTTCTCTGCTTCCCAGCTGCTGTATCActcgcagcagcagcagcaattgCCGAGCCCCAGCCCGGTCGAGAGCTCGTACCGTGTAGTGAGTTCGATGGCCATGGAGGCGGAGCAGATGAAGACCGCTGCCGGAGCCGCCGTTGGCGGCGATGGCGGGAACTGCTTCAATCTCATTCGGCACAGTAGCTCCCCCGCGGGCTTTTTCTCACGCTTCGATGTAGAAAATGGTAACTCTCTCCCTTGTTCTTCTCCATAGAACTGTTGCTTATTTATTGGACTAGCTTCTGTAACAGTGTATATATGGAAAAATTTCACATTTATCCGTGCAATTTAACCTGTGTCACAAGATGCAAAATCGGAAATTTTGGAAAAGTTTCTGCTTTTGGAATAAGTACGGTAGCTAAAATTTCATCCTGTTTTGCCTAAACAAATGACGCTAAGAAGACAAGGAGGGGAAAAggggcaatttttttttttttggtaaataaagGGGCATTTTTTTAAGTTTAGCATTTCTCTTGTCCCTTTTTTTTGGTGCAGTTATGGCTTAGCTAATAAGAGTTCTGAACTCTCTTTTCTGTCTTTTGTTGTAATGATAAATTTTTGCTACGAAGTTTTCGGATGAAAGTAGGCTAAATTTCTATGGTTTTATAGGCTATGCGATGATGAGAGGCATCACGGGTTTCAGCAATGGGAATGGCTCCATGGGGGATGGCACAAATCCTCCAAAGGGTCAGATAAGCTTCTCTTCAAGGCAAAACTCCTCGGCCGGGCTCATGTCTCAGATCTCTGAGATAGGGAGCGAGTGCATGGGGGGACGTAGCCCAGAAGATGGTAACTTGGGAGTCGGCAATGGCGGCGGCCGGTGTTACATGCCGGGCTTTCCGGCTGCCTCCTGGGATGACTCCCCTCTGCTTTCCGATAACTACTCGGGGCTTAAAAGAGCCAGAGAGGCCGAGGGGAAGATGACCGCGGGTCTCAACCCATCAAACCCTCAGGTATCTCTTCTTGATCACCCCTGCCCTTTAGACCGGCTTCTTTCTCTAAGTGCATCTCTTTGCTTGCTTGGCAGAATGGAGATATCAGGAGCCATGCATCGGGTCTCACCCATCATTTTAGCTTGCCAAAGACCTCGTCGGAGATGGCTGCAATCGAAAAATTTATACAGTTCCAGGATGCTGTTCCTTGCAAGATCCGAGCCAAACGGGGTTGCGCCACTCACCCACGAAGCATTGCCGAGAGGGTAATTGCTCTCTTAATTTCTCGTTTGTTTCTCCATTAGTAAGCTTGGTGATTGAACCTAGGAGCATCTAATTACATATACTCACTCATTGGTTTTATCAGGTGAGAAGGACTAGAATTAGTGAAAGAATGAGGAAACTACAAGAGCTTGTGCCTAACATGGATAAGGTATTGCCACGCTTCCAATGAAACAGTAACACTTTCTTGAAACTATTTctccaagaaaagaaagaaaaagaactctCTAATTATTGTTTTGGATTCACAGCAAACCAACACTGCTGACATGTTAGATCTGGCTGTCGACTACATCAAAGAACTCCAGACACAAGTCAAGGTATCGATCTTTTGGAACCCGTTTAATTAACCTCAACTATAAAACATACTTATTTTTAATTTCCATGGTTCTTTGTTATTTGAAGACCCTATCGGAGACCCGTGCGAGCTGCACCTGTTCTGCGAGCAAGCAGAAGCCATGCCCGAACCCGGCTGTGTGAACCTAGCGTATAGAAAAGCGAAGATGGTGGAGGAGGTGATCTTAGAACCAGAGATGTCTCATTAGGGATGAACTTTCTACCAGTGGGAGAAGGCCCCAAATGAAGCagacaaggaggaggagggaaatgTATAGCTATCACTATTAGAAAGTCATATAGCTGCCGTTTTGTATGTATTTTCACTTTGCTCTAATTAATTATATCTCATCCACTCCACAAAGGAGTTTGCTAAATTTACTTCAAGGATGACCAAAGGGAACAAATCTGTAGTCTTCCTGAGAATTTAGGGCCACAGGTTTTCAAGTGCTACCTTCAGCAAATAGAGGCAGGTTTTAAACAGTGAACAGAGGGAGACATCCTTGTCATCTTGCCAAAAATGGCCTAGAATATACCAATGTCTCTAAACTCTATAATGCCTTTGAGTTACAATCCAAAAGTTGGCTATAAAAGATTAAGATAGCAGCATGACCCCTCCATGAATCATAAACAGTCATTACCATATATGAAGTGATTAACCGTTGGCTTCTCGAATTTTATAGGACATTATATTGACAACTTAAACCAATAAGTAGCCGTGTGTGACTCATGCTGCTAAAATGATCACATTCAAAACTTTTCGTGAGGCatggtttcctttttctttctcccatcCATCTCCCAGGATGCAATTAGATGGGGGAAAAGGAGAGGACAGGAATAATGGGATGGGAGATTTGGGGATAGGAGAAGCTGTATCCAACTCACGGATCACGATACCCTTTAGAAAAGGAGGGATCCCCTCATTGGTGGACGTGACGGCCACGTTGCAGGGACGATCCCCTTCAGGTCCGCCACCCCGCCGTAGCGTGGAAGCCGGTCTTGGCGTCAACGTGCATCGTGACCGTTGGATGAGACGGGTCCGGTGGTCCCGCTCACGTTTCCTTGATCAGATATGGCTGGAGCCAGGAGTCGGTCGTGCTTGAGGATAAGACTTCTTTTTTATCCTTTTCAAGGGAGTCGGCGCGTGCCCAGAACGGGATACGGACGCACCTTTCACTCTGCTGGTTGGATTAGCAGCATCAAAACAAAAGGGTTGGAAGTCACAGATTTCATCATCTCGCATTCACCTGCACGGAGCATACATATAAAATATCAGCACTTAATTATTTTATCCAGAATAAATTAACTGATCCAGTATCACagtattaattatatttttttttatttttaaaattatattgtaaattatttttaaagtttttttacataaatatcgaattttacataaatatcctgcccaaattgatatttgcatatataataCTATTCTaccatttttttattcttatttttgcatatgtaccacgccatctaacaccgttaaaaaattaattgtttcaaattaaaatgaccaaaatatctttaatgataaatgtgtaaaagaaaaatacataagATCATCGCGATGAAGGACACAAAAGTAatctacaaattttattttatttttaattaaaatatatatgatttttattaaccgttatattaggagtatttgtgcaaaaacagtattttatgagggcacagaaataaatataatttttaagagaatattcacataaatttgaatttttagaagaatattcatgcaaaaaattcttattttt
This DNA window, taken from Phoenix dactylifera cultivar Barhee BC4 unplaced genomic scaffold, palm_55x_up_171113_PBpolish2nd_filt_p 000237F, whole genome shotgun sequence, encodes the following:
- the LOC103711382 gene encoding transcription factor bHLH130-like, encoding MMFGSPPTAAEKDLKVPYLAATAPFNHTKEESDILHGQQQQQQQMSSGLLRYRSAPSSLLGEVCEDFLPARPSSLQTEAMFARFLAPDPRDEIRNKPASAGGGQRSPQFAPPAPPAAASATMEHGGAEELAGQQSGGFSASQLLYHSQQQQQLPSPSPVESSYRVVSSMAMEAEQMKTAAGAAVGGDGGNCFNLIRHSSSPAGFFSRFDVENGYAMMRGITGFSNGNGSMGDGTNPPKGQISFSSRQNSSAGLMSQISEIGSECMGGRSPEDGNLGVGNGGGRCYMPGFPAASWDDSPLLSDNYSGLKRAREAEGKMTAGLNPSNPQNGDIRSHASGLTHHFSLPKTSSEMAAIEKFIQFQDAVPCKIRAKRGCATHPRSIAERVRRTRISERMRKLQELVPNMDKQTNTADMLDLAVDYIKELQTQVKTLSETRASCTCSASKQKPCPNPAV